Proteins encoded within one genomic window of Helicobacter sp. 'house sparrow 1':
- a CDS encoding MATE family efflux transporter gives MLSSASKKRLRKIISLAVPSGINSLLDIVAIAINMLFMSSISDSHTLAMGLSLNFLMIFYAFNAIFSVGTNVQISHYFGAGEQIKIKEVFSSIVQGSLVVSIPLIFIGIYSAEFFFNWMGIYGEVRHLALNFSNYIVLTLPALILKNIFIAALAAVGNTLYPLIVRIISIIISVALTYILVFGYNLDMEGAGIAYLATGYLELIIFFLMFFIKKIFSNFLVFKKEYLLNMFRIGIPAGIERFLTLSSLILITKIVSSYSDLVLTGAQIGNRIEAFSFMPSFGFMLAAMVLMGQNLGARKVEEAKIYIKTILGFSSCIMGISSILLITFAKYFSSLFSSNGEIIATSAYYLVAVGLSQIPLIWVFVLDGALRGAGNTKTALCVNVVSIWFFRILPMFLLAKMQFPITWIFGIICIETYIRAYIFWIIFKRGRWENFRV, from the coding sequence ATGTTGAGTAGTGCAAGCAAAAAAAGACTAAGGAAAATTATTTCCTTGGCAGTTCCATCAGGAATAAATTCATTATTAGATATTGTTGCTATTGCTATTAATATGCTTTTTATGAGCTCAATTAGTGATTCTCATACATTGGCAATGGGATTGTCCTTGAACTTTTTAATGATTTTTTATGCTTTTAATGCAATCTTTTCTGTGGGTACTAATGTGCAAATTTCGCACTATTTTGGTGCAGGAGAGCAAATAAAAATAAAAGAAGTTTTTAGTAGCATCGTCCAAGGAAGCTTAGTTGTTTCCATACCGCTAATTTTTATTGGAATTTATAGTGCAGAATTTTTCTTTAATTGGATGGGAATTTATGGGGAAGTAAGGCATCTTGCATTAAATTTTAGTAATTATATTGTTCTTACTCTTCCTGCTTTAATTTTAAAAAACATCTTTATTGCTGCATTGGCAGCTGTTGGTAATACTCTCTATCCTTTGATTGTTCGTATTATTAGCATTATTATTTCGGTAGCTTTAACATATATTTTGGTTTTTGGGTACAACCTTGATATGGAAGGTGCTGGTATTGCATATCTCGCTACTGGTTATTTAGAGCTAATTATATTTTTCTTAATGTTTTTTATTAAAAAAATTTTTTCTAATTTCTTAGTTTTTAAAAAAGAATATCTACTTAATATGTTTAGGATTGGTATCCCTGCAGGAATTGAAAGGTTTTTGACTCTCTCTTCTCTAATTCTTATTACAAAAATTGTTTCTTCTTATAGTGATCTGGTTCTAACAGGCGCTCAAATTGGTAATCGCATAGAGGCTTTTTCTTTTATGCCAAGTTTTGGTTTTATGCTTGCGGCAATGGTTCTTATGGGACAAAATTTAGGTGCTAGAAAGGTTGAAGAGGCCAAGATTTATATAAAAACAATTTTAGGATTCTCTAGTTGCATCATGGGTATTTCTAGCATTTTGCTAATTACATTTGCAAAATATTTTTCTTCACTCTTTAGCTCTAATGGAGAGATTATTGCAACTTCTGCATATTATTTGGTTGCAGTGGGATTATCTCAGATTCCTTTGATTTGGGTATTTGTATTAGATGGAGCATTAAGAGGTGCTGGAAATACAAAAACAGCATTATGTGTGAATGTAGTGAGTATCTGGTTTTTTAGAATCTTACCAATGTTTTTATTAGCAAAAATGCAATTTCCTATTACTTGGATCTTTGGCATCATCTGTATAGAGACATACATCAGGGCTTATATTTTTTGGATAATTTTTAAGCGGGGAAGGTGGGAGAACTTTAGAGTGTAG
- a CDS encoding cytochrome-c peroxidase: MKKLGTISYIALFCCVQVFATTSQELLKKVQDAGLQPIPEGKELQQYQMQKAESLKVGYKPLMTKEQIELGKKLYFDPRISNSNLISCNTCHNLGLGGADIVPVAIGNKWLKNPHALNSPTVYNSVFNDIQFWDGRAHNLGIQAQGPIQSEVEMAATPDLVVQTITSIPEYVNDFKKAYGNNVKITFKLIADTIAIFEATLVTPSRYDDFLKGNLKALSKQEQEGLELFIDKGCVACHSGINLGGNMQPFGVVKPYRFANIGDFKGDENGMVKVPTLRNVVETMPYFHNGQFWDVKDAIKEMGAIQLGIDISDEEAQKIEVFFESLTGSKPQIIYPILPKNSSQTPKPIF, encoded by the coding sequence ATGAAAAAGTTAGGCACTATTAGTTACATTGCCTTGTTTTGTTGTGTACAAGTCTTTGCAACCACCTCTCAAGAATTGCTAAAGAAAGTTCAAGATGCTGGTCTTCAACCCATTCCCGAAGGAAAAGAGTTGCAACAATATCAAATGCAAAAAGCAGAAAGCTTAAAGGTGGGTTATAAACCTTTAATGACAAAAGAACAAATTGAACTTGGGAAGAAGCTTTATTTTGATCCTAGAATCTCAAATTCCAACCTTATTTCTTGTAATACTTGTCACAACCTTGGACTTGGAGGAGCTGATATTGTTCCTGTTGCAATTGGAAATAAATGGCTAAAAAATCCCCATGCCCTAAATTCACCTACTGTCTATAACTCTGTTTTTAATGATATACAGTTTTGGGATGGCAGGGCACATAATCTTGGTATTCAAGCACAAGGTCCAATCCAAAGTGAAGTAGAAATGGCAGCAACACCTGATCTTGTTGTACAAACTATCACTTCTATACCTGAGTATGTCAATGACTTTAAAAAAGCATATGGTAATAATGTAAAAATTACATTTAAACTTATTGCGGATACTATTGCAATTTTTGAAGCCACTTTAGTTACACCAAGTAGATATGATGATTTTTTAAAGGGTAATCTCAAGGCATTAAGCAAACAAGAACAAGAAGGCCTTGAATTGTTTATTGATAAGGGTTGTGTTGCCTGTCATAGTGGCATCAATCTTGGTGGAAATATGCAACCATTTGGAGTTGTAAAACCTTATAGGTTTGCTAATATAGGAGATTTTAAAGGGGATGAAAATGGAATGGTTAAAGTTCCTACATTAAGAAATGTTGTAGAAACTATGCCTTATTTTCACAATGGACAATTTTGGGATGTTAAGGATGCAATTAAAGAAATGGGTGCAATACAGCTTGGTATAGATATTAGTGATGAAGAGGCACAAAAGATCGAAGTATTCTTTGAATCTCTTACAGGATCTAAGCCCCAAATTATTTATCCAATACTTCCAAAAAATAGCTCTCAAACACCAAAGCCTATATTCTAA
- the dnaE gene encoding DNA polymerase III subunit alpha: MSYTHLHLHTEYSLLDGANKIKKLAQRIKELGMNSVSMTDHGNMFGAIDFYTVMKSEGIKPIIGIETYLHNNDNLSSKESRQRFHLCLYAKNEEGYKNLMYLSSMAFLEGFYYYPRINKKILREHSRGILASSACLQGEVSWHLNTNNPRNVKFGAKGYDVAKEVALEYQDIFGDDFYLEIMRHGIGDQKFIDEQLIRLSCETGIKLIATNDTHYTQQKDAKIQEVAMCIAMGKTLNDKDRLRHSVKEFYVKSQEEMQRLFADIPEALENTQEIARKCELVIDLKDEKNNPPTPPTFIFTQEYAKAEGQNIDNDADYFAFKAREGLEERLKIISPEKHQIYRDRLEEEIRIINQMKFPGYMLIVWDFINYAKKNNIPVGPGRGSAAGSLVAFSLKITNIDPIKYDLLFERFLNPERVSMPDIDTDFCQRRRGEVIEYMIEKYGKYNVAQVITFGKMLAKGVIRDVARVLDMPLKDADALAKLIPNQLGITLEQAWELEPKIREFVNSTQLARDVWNYALQLEGFNRNAGKHAAAIVMDSQKELWHKTPLYSSDKTGGAIVTQYSMKYLEPVDLIKFDFLGLKTLTVIHDALELIKKRYGREIDFLSIDVNDSKVYETIQSGDTLGIFQIESSMFQGLNKRIKPSNFEDIIAIIALGRPGPMESGMVDDFINRKHGLEPITYMFDELEPILRPTYGTIVYQEQVMQIVQTIGGFSLGGADLVRRAMGKKIKEEMDRLKGTFADGAQSKGFDRMKAEELWELIVKFAGYGFNKSHSAAYAMITFQTAYLKTYYKHEFMAALLSSEADKIESVAKYIDEVKQMGIEIVPPHVNISDMHFSVGDFEENHQKVKKIIFGFSAIKGVGEEPIKNIIEMRGDSEYKNLEDFITRVDFSKISKRVLEPLIKSGSLDNLGYSRACMFENTERICDSGRGKDKVKEMMSNSLFGESEENFEVRFDFQDTPEYDMQKLLDYEYECLGIYVSGHPLESYRKEIEGLSGVVPSLRLSEVEDGSLCLIVGKVSDIKRKMSKNGKPYGYVDILDLFGKIEIMFFEKNLNDLDNFNLDEPLAFKCRIEQSDEGVQIRLMEILDLKKAQKQEIDIKFIEEKDRAKGGDVNYPLVLKISTNMDNCFFESLASSAKKNFGDRELRILLADNKESYMFISNFKVSSAIKEDFEQMEWIDWK, translated from the coding sequence ATGAGCTATACACATTTACATTTACATACAGAGTATTCCCTACTTGATGGAGCTAATAAGATCAAAAAGCTAGCTCAAAGAATCAAAGAGCTTGGTATGAATAGTGTGAGTATGACAGATCATGGCAATATGTTTGGAGCCATAGATTTTTATACTGTCATGAAAAGTGAGGGTATAAAGCCTATCATAGGAATAGAAACCTACCTCCACAATAATGATAATTTAAGCTCAAAAGAAAGTAGACAACGCTTCCATCTTTGTCTTTATGCAAAAAATGAAGAGGGATATAAAAATTTGATGTATCTAAGCTCCATGGCATTTCTTGAGGGGTTTTACTACTATCCAAGAATTAATAAAAAAATATTAAGGGAGCATAGTAGGGGTATTTTGGCATCCTCTGCATGCCTTCAAGGAGAGGTAAGTTGGCATTTAAACACTAATAATCCTAGAAATGTCAAGTTTGGAGCCAAGGGTTATGATGTGGCAAAAGAGGTAGCGCTTGAGTATCAGGATATTTTTGGGGATGATTTTTATCTAGAGATAATGCGCCATGGTATAGGTGATCAAAAATTTATTGATGAACAATTAATTCGATTGAGTTGTGAGACGGGTATAAAGCTTATTGCAACAAATGACACGCATTATACACAACAAAAAGATGCAAAGATTCAAGAAGTTGCAATGTGTATTGCCATGGGAAAAACATTAAATGATAAGGATAGATTGAGGCATTCTGTCAAAGAATTTTATGTCAAATCTCAAGAAGAGATGCAACGACTTTTTGCAGATATCCCAGAGGCGCTAGAAAATACACAAGAGATTGCTAGAAAGTGCGAACTTGTCATTGATTTAAAAGATGAAAAAAATAATCCCCCCACACCTCCAACTTTTATTTTTACGCAAGAATATGCCAAGGCAGAAGGACAGAATATTGATAATGATGCGGATTATTTTGCCTTCAAGGCAAGGGAGGGATTAGAAGAAAGACTAAAGATAATTTCCCCAGAAAAACATCAAATTTATAGAGATAGGTTAGAAGAAGAGATAAGAATTATTAATCAGATGAAATTCCCAGGATATATGCTTATTGTGTGGGATTTTATTAATTATGCTAAAAAAAATAACATACCCGTGGGTCCAGGTAGAGGTAGTGCTGCTGGTAGTTTGGTAGCCTTTAGTCTTAAAATTACCAATATTGACCCTATTAAATATGATTTACTCTTTGAGAGATTCTTAAATCCAGAGAGAGTTTCAATGCCAGATATTGATACTGATTTTTGTCAAAGAAGGCGTGGCGAAGTCATAGAATATATGATTGAAAAGTATGGCAAGTATAATGTAGCTCAGGTTATTACATTTGGTAAGATGTTAGCAAAGGGCGTTATTAGAGATGTGGCTAGGGTTTTGGATATGCCACTTAAAGATGCAGATGCTTTAGCAAAGCTTATACCCAACCAATTAGGAATTACATTAGAGCAAGCCTGGGAACTAGAGCCAAAGATTAGAGAGTTTGTAAATTCAACACAACTTGCAAGGGATGTGTGGAACTATGCTTTACAGCTTGAGGGGTTTAACCGTAATGCTGGAAAACATGCAGCTGCTATTGTGATGGATAGCCAAAAAGAACTTTGGCATAAGACTCCTCTTTATAGCAGTGATAAAACTGGTGGTGCTATTGTTACACAATACTCGATGAAATATCTTGAACCCGTAGATTTGATTAAGTTTGATTTTTTAGGGTTAAAAACCTTAACAGTGATACATGATGCCTTAGAATTGATTAAAAAGAGATATGGCAGAGAAATTGATTTTTTAAGCATTGATGTAAATGATAGTAAAGTCTATGAAACAATTCAAAGTGGTGATACACTTGGAATATTCCAAATAGAATCTTCTATGTTTCAAGGATTAAATAAGCGCATTAAACCAAGCAATTTTGAAGATATTATTGCAATTATTGCATTAGGGCGTCCAGGGCCTATGGAATCTGGAATGGTTGATGATTTTATAAATAGAAAGCATGGATTAGAGCCTATTACTTATATGTTTGATGAGCTAGAGCCAATCTTGCGCCCTACTTATGGAACTATTGTTTATCAAGAACAGGTTATGCAGATTGTTCAAACTATTGGGGGGTTCTCTTTAGGCGGAGCAGATTTAGTGCGGCGTGCTATGGGTAAAAAAATTAAAGAGGAGATGGATAGGTTGAAAGGTACTTTTGCTGATGGTGCTCAAAGCAAGGGTTTTGATCGTATGAAAGCCGAAGAACTTTGGGAGCTAATTGTTAAATTTGCCGGATATGGTTTTAATAAATCCCATTCTGCTGCTTATGCAATGATTACTTTTCAAACAGCTTATTTGAAGACCTATTATAAACATGAATTTATGGCTGCATTGCTAAGTAGCGAAGCAGATAAAATAGAATCTGTTGCAAAATATATTGATGAGGTAAAACAAATGGGTATAGAAATTGTGCCACCTCATGTCAATATTTCGGATATGCATTTTAGTGTGGGTGACTTTGAAGAGAATCATCAAAAAGTAAAGAAAATTATTTTTGGATTTTCTGCGATTAAGGGAGTTGGAGAGGAACCAATTAAAAATATAATTGAGATGCGAGGGGATAGTGAATACAAGAATTTAGAGGATTTTATTACAAGAGTAGATTTTTCAAAAATTAGCAAGAGAGTGCTAGAGCCTTTGATTAAATCTGGGAGTTTGGACAATCTTGGATATAGCAGGGCTTGTATGTTTGAAAATACAGAGAGAATCTGTGATAGTGGTAGGGGCAAGGACAAAGTTAAGGAGATGATGTCTAACTCCTTATTTGGAGAGAGTGAGGAAAATTTTGAGGTTCGTTTTGATTTTCAAGATACCCCAGAATATGATATGCAAAAATTATTAGATTATGAATATGAGTGTTTGGGAATTTATGTTTCAGGGCATCCGCTAGAGAGTTATAGAAAAGAGATAGAGGGATTAAGCGGTGTTGTTCCAAGCTTAAGACTATCTGAAGTTGAGGATGGCAGTCTTTGTTTGATTGTTGGAAAGGTTTCAGATATTAAGAGAAAAATGAGCAAAAATGGCAAACCTTATGGTTATGTTGATATTTTAGATTTATTTGGAAAAATAGAGATTATGTTTTTTGAAAAAAATCTTAATGATTTGGATAATTTTAATCTAGATGAACCTCTAGCTTTTAAATGCAGGATTGAACAAAGTGATGAGGGGGTTCAAATTAGGCTTATGGAAATTTTAGATCTAAAAAAAGCTCAGAAGCAAGAGATTGATATTAAGTTTATTGAAGAAAAAGATAGGGCTAAGGGTGGTGATGTTAACTATCCGCTAGTTTTAAAGATTTCAACTAATATGGATAATTGCTTTTTTGAATCTTTGGCAAGTAGTGCTAAGAAAAATTTTGGAGATAGAGAACTTAGAATCTTGCTAGCAGATAACAAAGAATCTTATATGTTTATCAGTAATTTTAAGGTAAGTTCTGCAATTAAGGAGGATTTTGAACAAATGGAATGGATAGATTGGAAATAA
- a CDS encoding pseudouridine synthase has translation MRLNQFIAHNTKYSRREADGLIAQGRVFIERTKAILGQELEEGKRVFLDGRIIKPSNDESFTVIVYHKPKGELVTKKDDRNRRVIFDNLGKKYAHFTPVGRLDFASEGLLILTDSKEVAHHLMHSDLEREYILKIGGKITKEMIEAMENGLELQDAKAGSHQKTKITSMHFKPFDFFSIYKNENKISKIKVGISEGKNRELRRFFAHFKADVLDLRRVRYGWIELNSLPLGKVRYLNRGEYKKLHLFMKEKMRIKHED, from the coding sequence ATGAGATTAAATCAGTTTATCGCGCATAATACAAAGTATTCTCGCAGAGAAGCAGATGGGTTAATTGCACAGGGTAGAGTTTTTATAGAGAGAACTAAAGCTATTTTAGGTCAGGAATTAGAAGAAGGCAAGAGAGTTTTTCTTGATGGCAGGATAATAAAACCTAGCAATGATGAAAGCTTTACAGTGATTGTATATCATAAACCAAAGGGGGAATTGGTTACAAAAAAAGATGATAGAAATAGGCGTGTAATCTTTGATAATCTAGGAAAAAAATATGCTCATTTTACCCCTGTTGGAAGATTGGATTTTGCAAGTGAGGGGCTTTTAATATTGACAGATAGTAAAGAGGTAGCTCATCATTTAATGCACAGTGATTTGGAAAGAGAATATATTTTAAAAATAGGGGGCAAAATTACTAAAGAAATGATTGAGGCAATGGAAAATGGTCTGGAGCTTCAAGATGCAAAGGCTGGATCGCATCAAAAAACAAAAATTACTTCAATGCATTTTAAGCCATTTGATTTTTTCTCTATTTATAAAAATGAAAATAAAATTTCAAAAATCAAGGTTGGAATTTCTGAGGGAAAAAATAGGGAACTAAGAAGATTTTTTGCTCATTTTAAGGCAGATGTTTTAGATTTGAGAAGAGTGCGCTATGGGTGGATAGAATTAAACTCTCTTCCTTTGGGTAAAGTGCGTTACTTAAACCGAGGTGAATACAAAAAGTTGCATCTTTTTATGAAAGAAAAAATGAGGATAAAACATGAAGATTAA
- the thiF gene encoding thiamine biosynthesis protein ThiF has translation MKIKFNGKEVETHFKTSLSFFTAHSTNSDDVWIVNGFATRQNQDLHEDDELFCIPKNTMPPRDALDSMMRARHTPKIHDKLKHSSVAICGLGGLGSHIAIMLARSGVGRLNLIDFDTVEPSNLNRQSYMINDLGKYKTEALKEQILQINPFIKTQIHTLKITEDNMKDLFQSDDIVCEAFDNIASKSMIMQNFHKIFKDKILICASGVAGYGDSNSIQTKKIANNFYICGDLKNEAKVGNGLMAPRVNICAAHQANLVLELLVSK, from the coding sequence ATGAAGATTAAATTTAATGGAAAAGAAGTTGAAACACACTTTAAAACTTCTTTAAGTTTTTTTACTGCTCATAGTACAAATTCTGATGATGTGTGGATTGTGAATGGGTTTGCTACACGACAAAATCAAGATTTGCATGAAGATGATGAATTGTTTTGTATTCCAAAAAATACGATGCCACCAAGAGATGCACTTGATTCTATGATGCGAGCAAGACATACGCCAAAGATACACGATAAATTGAAGCACTCTAGTGTTGCGATATGTGGATTAGGCGGTCTTGGGTCTCATATTGCTATTATGCTTGCAAGAAGTGGAGTTGGAAGATTAAATCTCATTGATTTTGATACTGTAGAACCTAGTAATTTAAATCGCCAATCTTATATGATAAATGATTTAGGGAAGTATAAGACAGAGGCTTTGAAGGAGCAGATTCTGCAGATTAATCCATTTATAAAAACTCAAATTCATACCTTAAAAATTACAGAAGATAATATGAAAGATTTGTTTCAAAGTGATGATATTGTCTGTGAAGCTTTTGATAATATTGCTTCCAAGAGTATGATAATGCAGAATTTTCATAAAATCTTTAAGGATAAAATATTGATTTGTGCTTCAGGAGTCGCTGGATATGGAGATTCTAATAGTATCCAAACAAAAAAGATTGCAAATAATTTTTACATTTGTGGGGATTTAAAAAATGAGGCCAAAGTGGGCAATGGTCTGATGGCTCCTAGAGTTAATATTTGTGCGGCACATCAAGCGAATTTAGTCCTAGAGCTTTTGGTATCTAAATAA
- a CDS encoding aromatic amino acid transport family protein, translated as MDSRKWNKNDTTWALSLFGTAIGAGVLFLPINAGMGGLVPLLVMLVLAFPLTFLTHRALCRFVLGISGKENGADSDTKDADITQMAERYFGKGGGVVLTFLYFFAIFPILLIYSVGITNSISSFMVNQLHFAEPNRLFLSFIISAVLVLIMSLGHEKVVRIMEALVYPFIIILVISALWLIPKWNGALFENISFDAAVSGQSLWVVTLLILPTMVFAFNHSPIISSLAVHCKTKYGEYADEKASKIIAVSNVLMVVVVMFFVFSCAMCLSPAEFKIAKEQNLPILSYLANHFEDMKIFAAIAPVVAFVAMGKSFFGHYLGAEEGFNKILSYVKVPKNYASKITAIVTFVVAWLVAYKDPNVLGIIEGIGGPVLAIILYIMPLYTIYKFPQFVQYRRPIVDIIVVIFGLIAISVAVYSLLFS; from the coding sequence ATGGATTCTAGAAAGTGGAATAAAAATGATACTACTTGGGCACTTAGTCTTTTTGGGACAGCAATTGGTGCGGGGGTTTTGTTCTTACCTATTAATGCTGGTATGGGAGGTTTAGTACCTCTACTAGTAATGCTTGTGTTGGCTTTTCCTTTGACATTTTTGACACATAGGGCATTGTGTAGATTTGTTTTGGGTATTTCAGGTAAAGAAAATGGTGCGGATAGTGATACCAAGGATGCAGATATTACCCAGATGGCTGAGAGGTATTTTGGCAAAGGGGGTGGGGTTGTTTTAACATTTCTTTACTTCTTTGCGATTTTTCCAATATTGTTGATTTATAGTGTTGGGATCACCAATAGTATAAGTAGCTTTATGGTGAATCAGCTTCACTTTGCGGAGCCAAATAGATTATTTTTATCTTTTATCATTTCAGCAGTTTTAGTATTGATAATGAGTTTGGGTCATGAAAAAGTTGTAAGAATCATGGAGGCTCTTGTTTATCCTTTTATTATTATACTTGTTATCAGTGCTTTATGGCTTATTCCAAAATGGAATGGTGCGTTGTTTGAAAATATAAGCTTTGATGCTGCTGTAAGCGGTCAGAGCCTTTGGGTGGTTACATTATTGATCTTACCTACAATGGTTTTTGCTTTTAATCACTCACCAATCATTTCTTCTCTTGCAGTACATTGTAAAACAAAGTATGGGGAATATGCTGATGAGAAAGCATCTAAGATTATTGCAGTTAGCAATGTGCTAATGGTAGTAGTTGTTATGTTTTTTGTTTTTTCTTGTGCAATGTGCTTAAGCCCTGCAGAATTTAAAATAGCTAAGGAACAAAATCTTCCTATATTATCTTACTTAGCAAACCATTTTGAGGATATGAAAATCTTTGCTGCTATTGCTCCAGTTGTTGCATTTGTTGCAATGGGAAAATCATTCTTTGGACACTATCTAGGTGCAGAAGAAGGGTTTAACAAGATTCTTTCTTATGTAAAAGTTCCAAAGAATTATGCAAGCAAAATTACAGCAATTGTTACTTTTGTTGTTGCTTGGCTGGTTGCATACAAAGATCCTAATGTTTTAGGTATTATTGAGGGTATCGGCGGTCCTGTTTTGGCAATCATTCTTTACATAATGCCTCTTTACACAATTTATAAATTTCCTCAATTTGTTCAGTATAGAAGACCAATTGTTGATATTATTGTTGTAATTTTTGGTTTAATTGCAATATCAGTAGCAGTGTATAGCCTGTTGTTTTCATGA
- a CDS encoding L-serine ammonia-lyase, whose protein sequence is MGSNLSIFKIGVGPSSSHTVGPMLASNLFCEKIKDKIEQASRVLVELHGSLSLTGKGHLSDLACIIGLNGLRARDLTPKIKDGAIDLAMKQNKINLGGQKLVSFIYNRDVIFHNDFLPLHENGMRLSVFDESGKLLDTQVYYSIGGGFIATEEELKNPVVKEEKEELPIDFSSAKELLSLCEKYNKGIAAISMEFEEQFNSEEHIRKYCLEIWEVMQESYENGSHPTTDILPGPLKLKRRALELKKSFKKNNNFLNLLDSISLYAIAIAEENAAGGKVVTAPTNGACAIVPSVLLYLRDQMGDEFNDDVVVNFLLVAMAIGALYKKNASISGAEAGCQAEVGSASSMAAAAMASAMGGTPAQICSAAEIAMEHHLGLTCDPVHGLVQIPCIERNAFGAIKAISAARMAMNRESLPAVNLDQVIETMYQTGKDMNLKYKETALGGLAATLKRNCS, encoded by the coding sequence ATGGGTAGTAATCTGAGTATTTTTAAAATAGGGGTTGGTCCTTCCAGTTCCCATACAGTTGGTCCGATGCTTGCTTCTAATCTTTTTTGTGAAAAGATTAAAGATAAGATAGAACAAGCAAGTAGGGTTTTAGTTGAGCTACATGGTTCTTTGTCTTTGACTGGCAAGGGGCATTTAAGCGATTTGGCATGTATTATCGGATTAAATGGTTTGAGAGCTAGGGATCTAACACCCAAGATTAAAGATGGTGCAATTGATCTTGCAATGAAACAAAATAAAATTAATCTTGGTGGTCAAAAATTAGTGAGTTTCATCTACAATAGAGATGTGATTTTTCATAATGATTTTTTACCGTTGCATGAAAATGGTATGAGATTAAGTGTTTTTGATGAGAGTGGCAAACTCTTAGATACTCAGGTTTATTATTCCATAGGGGGTGGTTTTATTGCTACAGAAGAGGAGTTAAAAAATCCTGTTGTTAAAGAAGAAAAAGAGGAATTGCCTATAGATTTTTCTAGTGCCAAAGAGTTATTGTCTTTGTGTGAGAAGTATAATAAGGGTATTGCTGCTATTTCAATGGAGTTTGAAGAACAATTTAATTCTGAAGAGCATATCAGGAAGTATTGTCTTGAGATTTGGGAAGTGATGCAGGAGTCCTATGAGAATGGTTCACATCCTACGACAGATATTCTTCCTGGCCCACTTAAGCTTAAAAGAAGAGCCTTGGAGCTTAAAAAATCTTTCAAAAAGAATAATAATTTTTTAAATTTACTTGATTCTATTTCTCTTTATGCAATTGCAATTGCTGAAGAAAATGCTGCGGGAGGGAAGGTTGTTACAGCCCCTACAAATGGTGCGTGTGCGATAGTTCCATCTGTCCTTTTATACCTAAGAGATCAAATGGGGGATGAATTTAATGATGATGTTGTGGTGAATTTCTTACTTGTAGCAATGGCTATAGGCGCACTTTACAAAAAGAATGCATCTATTAGTGGTGCTGAAGCTGGTTGTCAGGCAGAGGTGGGTTCGGCTAGCTCTATGGCAGCAGCAGCGATGGCTTCTGCTATGGGAGGAACTCCAGCTCAGATATGTTCTGCAGCCGAAATTGCAATGGAGCATCATTTAGGATTGACTTGTGATCCTGTACATGGTTTAGTCCAGATTCCTTGCATTGAGCGTAATGCTTTTGGTGCCATAAAGGCAATCAGTGCTGCTAGAATGGCTATGAATAGAGAGAGCTTGCCAGCAGTTAATTTGGATCAGGTAATTGAGACAATGTATCAAACAGGCAAGGATATGAATCTTAAGTATAAAGAGACAGCATTGGGAGGTCTGGCAGCTACTTTGAAAAGAAATTGTTCTTAA
- a CDS encoding tetratricopeptide repeat protein, which produces MSAIIKSAFLLTLSLSILFSSSGSDFIKKAVEAYKNGNFLSAKEFYTKACNAGIMDGCSGLGTLYERGLGVIQNLQKAKEYYQFACNRKNAFGCFHLRLIEEGDLALEYYINSCNDDDALSCLKVGNLYYRGSGIPKDLKSAAIYYQKSCNLRNAQGCFNLGILYRNGEGELEADSEIALAYFYLAKQYLLTECQKGVASSCNLLKSMEYYQLD; this is translated from the coding sequence ATGTCTGCAATCATAAAGAGTGCTTTTTTACTAACTCTATCATTATCTATACTATTTTCTAGCAGTGGGAGTGATTTTATAAAAAAGGCTGTTGAAGCGTATAAAAATGGGAATTTTTTAAGTGCTAAAGAATTCTATACAAAAGCCTGTAATGCGGGAATTATGGATGGATGTAGCGGTCTTGGTACGCTATATGAAAGAGGGCTTGGTGTGATTCAAAATTTACAAAAGGCAAAAGAATATTACCAGTTTGCTTGTAATAGAAAAAATGCTTTTGGATGTTTCCATTTAAGGCTAATTGAAGAGGGTGACTTAGCACTGGAGTATTATATCAATTCTTGTAATGATGATGATGCCTTATCTTGCCTAAAGGTAGGTAATTTATATTATAGAGGTTCTGGTATACCAAAAGATCTCAAAAGCGCTGCGATCTATTACCAAAAATCCTGCAATCTAAGAAATGCTCAAGGTTGTTTTAATCTAGGAATTTTATATAGAAATGGAGAAGGCGAGTTGGAAGCAGACTCTGAGATTGCACTTGCCTACTTCTATTTAGCAAAACAATATCTATTAACAGAATGTCAAAAAGGAGTCGCCTCTTCTTGCAATCTGTTAAAAAGCATGGAATACTACCAGCTTGATTAA